Within the Ensifer canadensis genome, the region CGTGCTTGTGCGTGTCGACCTCAACGTGCCGGTCAAGGACGGCGTGGTCACCGACGCAACCCGCATCGAACGCGTCGCGCCGACTATCCGCGAACTGTCGGAAAAGGGCGCCAAGGTCATTCTGCTGGCGCATTTCGGCCGCCCGAAGGGTGAGCCGGTCGCCGAAATGTCGCTGAAGACCATTGCGCCGGCAGTGGAAGACATCCTCGACCAGCGCGTTCACTTTGCCGCCGACTGCATCGGCGACAAGGCTGCAAATGCCATCGCCGAGATGAATGACGGCGACGTGCTGCTGGTCGAAAACACCCGCTTCCACAAGGGTGAAGAGAAGAACGAGCCGGACTTCGTCAAGGCACTTGCCGCCAACGGCGACATCTATGTCAACGATGCCTTTTCGGCCGCGCACCGCGCCCACGCCTCGACCGAGGGCCTTGCCCACCACCTGCCGGCCTATGCCGGCCGCACCATGCAGGCCGAGCTCGAGGCACTTGAAAAGGGTCTCGGCCAGCCGAAGCGCCCGGTCGTTGCCATCGTCGGCGGCGCCAAGGTCTCGACCAAGATCGATCTGCTGCAGAACCTCGTGAAGAAGGTCGACGCCCTCGTCATCGGTGGCGGCATGGCCAATACCTTCATCGCCGCAAAGGGCGTCAATGTCGGCAAGTCGCTCTGCGAGCACGATCTCGCCGATACCGCCAAGGCGATCATCACTGCAGCGGCTGAAGCCGGTTGCGCCATCGTCCTGCCGGAAGACGGCGTCGTCGCCCGCGAATTCAAGGCCGGCGCCGACAATGAAGTGGTGGAGATCAACGCCATTCCGGCGGATGCGATGATGCTGGACGTCGGTCCGAAGTCGATCGCTGCGGTCAACGACTGGATCTCCAAGGCCGAGACGCTGGTCTGGAACGGTCCGCTCGGCGCCTTCGAAATCGCCCCCTTCGACAAGGCGACGGTCGCCGTTGCCAAGCATGCGGCTGCCCGCACCCGCCAGGGATCGCTCGTGTCGGTCGCCGGCGGCGGCGATACGGTTGCAGCCCTCAACCACGCCGAAGTCACGGACGATTTCAGCTATGTCTCGACCGCCGGCGGCGCCTTCCTCGAGTGGATGGAAGGCAAGCCGCTGCCGGGCGTCGACATCCTCAAGCAGCAGAAATAAGTCAGGCGCTCAGGCGCGCGGCTTACCCGCGCGCCTGAGACGCAGAAAAAACCAAGATAATTCAAACGATTAAAATTATTTAAATCGTTTCAGTCGCTTTTCCTGCCTTTTTCCCGGACAATTTCCCCTGTTACTCACGCCCTGTTTGGGGGCGTGGCGGTCACGTGCGCACCGACGGCCCCGAAACGGTTTCAGTGGTTGCCTGATCCTTGCTGATCGGCGCTGAGCGGGATGAGGAAAACGCCTGCTTTTTCCGTCCGTATCCCGCTCTACTTATTGGGAACGATCACGGTTATGATTTGGCCCGGCCCGGCCCAAATCATCGTGACCTAGGGAGAAAAACATGAGCGAAAGACTGGAAGACATCGCAGTTGCCATGGTCGCAAACGGCCGGGGTCTGCTTGCCGCCGACGAGTCCACGGCGACGATCAAGAAGCGCTTCGACGGCATCGGTCTGGAATCGACCGAGACATCGCGGCGCGACTATCGCGAAATGCTCGTTCGCGCCGACGAGGCGATGCGCAAGTACATTTCCGGCGTCATTCTCTACGAAGAGACCCTGTTCCAGAAGGCGGCCGACGGCACGCCGCTGGTGGACGTCATCCGCGCCGCCGGCTCGATCCCGGGCATCAAGGTCGATGCCGGGGCCAAACCGATGACCAATTTTCCGGCGGAGACCATCACCGAAGGTCTCGACGGGCTCGCACAACGCCTGACGAAATATTACGAGGCCGGTGCCCGCTTTGCCAAATGGCGTGGCGTGATTGCCATTTCGGACAACCTGCCGAGCCCAGGTGCCGTCAGCGCGAACGCACATGCGCTCGCGCGCTACGCCGCCCTTTGCCAGGAAGCCGGCATCGTTCCGATCGTCGAGCCGGAGGTGCTGATGGATGGCGCGCCGGGCGATCACTCGATCGACCGGTCGCAGGAGGTCACCGAATGGACGCTGCGCGTCACTTTCGAGGCGCTCGCCGAGATGCGTGTAAAGCTCGAAAGCATGATCCTGAAGCCGAGCATGGTCATCGATGGCAAGAAGGCGCGCAAGGCGTCCGTCGCCGAAGTCGCCGAACGCACGATCAAGGTGCTGCGACGCACGGTGCCATCAGCCGTTCCCGGCATCGCCTTCCTTTCCGGTGGCCAGACGACCGAGGAGGCGACGGCCCATCTCTCGGCCATGAATGCGACCCACAATCTGCCCTGGAAGCTCACCTTCTCCTACGGCCGCGCCCTGCAGCAGGAAGCGCTGTCCGCCTGGAACGGCAAGGCGGAGAATGTCGCCGCCGGCCAGCGGGCCTTCTCGCACCGCGCCGAAATGTGCAGCCTGGCCGCCAAAGGCAGCTGGAAGAAGGACCTGGAGAAGGCCGCCTGAGCGGCGCTGTCAGCCAAGTCGAAGACAACGCAAGGGGCCATTTATTGGCACCTTTTCGTGCGGCGCCCGTATGGTTTGCCGCTCGCCGTAGAGCGTAAATGCCGATCTTGTCACCAAGACAAGTTGGTGTCTTTGCCGGTTTCGCCGCCTGCCTTAGGCCTTTCAATCCAGGCCACCAGGCGGCGCTGATCGCCGCCGCATCCAGCGGAAGCGAGCGTTCATGACTTCTTTTGCCCCCGTGCACTCCGTCGATTACATCACCGTCGACGTCTTCACTGAAGATCGTTTCGCCGGTAACCAGCTTGCCGTCATCCCGGACGCACGGGGTTTAAGCGATGCGCAGATGCAGGCGATCGCAACCGAGTTCGGCTATTCCGAAGTCACCTTCGTGCTGCCGCCGGAGGATCCTGCCAACAGCGCGCGGGTGCGCATTTTCACGCCGACGATGGAGATCCCCTTCGCCGGACATCCGAATGTCGGCACCGCCTTCGTGCTTGGCCAGCAGGCGGAGATTTTCGGCCGGGCGCCCGGCGATCACCTGCGGTTTGAAGAGCTCGCCGGGCTGGTCGAGGTCGCCCTGTCGCGCGCCGATGGCGCGGTGAAGGAAGCGCGTATCGTCGTGCCGCGCGCCTTGAGCATTGGACCCAGCATCGATGTCGAGACGATCGCCGCCTGCGCCATGGTCGCACCCGATGCCGTCAGCACCGCCAACCATGCGCCGGTGCGCGTTTCCGTCGGCCTGCCCTTCGCGGTCGCGGAACTGAAAGACGTAGCCGCGCTGTCGGCGGCGCGTCCCAACGTCACCGCCTTCGAGGCCGCCAATCGGCGCTACAAGCCGGATGAGGACAGCTTCAGCCTGTTCCTCTATGCCCGCTCGGCCGAAAAGCCATGGCAGCTGCGCGCCCGCATGTTTGCACCGCTCGACAACGTCATTGAGGACCCGGCGACCGGCAGCGCCTCGGCTGCGCTTGGCGCCTATCTCGTTTCGCTTCTGCCTGAAGAGACCATC harbors:
- a CDS encoding PhzF family phenazine biosynthesis protein → MTSFAPVHSVDYITVDVFTEDRFAGNQLAVIPDARGLSDAQMQAIATEFGYSEVTFVLPPEDPANSARVRIFTPTMEIPFAGHPNVGTAFVLGQQAEIFGRAPGDHLRFEELAGLVEVALSRADGAVKEARIVVPRALSIGPSIDVETIAACAMVAPDAVSTANHAPVRVSVGLPFAVAELKDVAALSAARPNVTAFEAANRRYKPDEDSFSLFLYARSAEKPWQLRARMFAPLDNVIEDPATGSASAALGAYLVSLLPEETIDVDLTIEQGVEMGRRSIIEVSVSKQGGTVGKTSIAGACVTAMRGSIALSTPARR
- a CDS encoding class I fructose-bisphosphate aldolase; this translates as MSERLEDIAVAMVANGRGLLAADESTATIKKRFDGIGLESTETSRRDYREMLVRADEAMRKYISGVILYEETLFQKAADGTPLVDVIRAAGSIPGIKVDAGAKPMTNFPAETITEGLDGLAQRLTKYYEAGARFAKWRGVIAISDNLPSPGAVSANAHALARYAALCQEAGIVPIVEPEVLMDGAPGDHSIDRSQEVTEWTLRVTFEALAEMRVKLESMILKPSMVIDGKKARKASVAEVAERTIKVLRRTVPSAVPGIAFLSGGQTTEEATAHLSAMNATHNLPWKLTFSYGRALQQEALSAWNGKAENVAAGQRAFSHRAEMCSLAAKGSWKKDLEKAA
- a CDS encoding phosphoglycerate kinase, translating into MTFKTLDDLTDIAGKRVLVRVDLNVPVKDGVVTDATRIERVAPTIRELSEKGAKVILLAHFGRPKGEPVAEMSLKTIAPAVEDILDQRVHFAADCIGDKAANAIAEMNDGDVLLVENTRFHKGEEKNEPDFVKALAANGDIYVNDAFSAAHRAHASTEGLAHHLPAYAGRTMQAELEALEKGLGQPKRPVVAIVGGAKVSTKIDLLQNLVKKVDALVIGGGMANTFIAAKGVNVGKSLCEHDLADTAKAIITAAAEAGCAIVLPEDGVVAREFKAGADNEVVEINAIPADAMMLDVGPKSIAAVNDWISKAETLVWNGPLGAFEIAPFDKATVAVAKHAAARTRQGSLVSVAGGGDTVAALNHAEVTDDFSYVSTAGGAFLEWMEGKPLPGVDILKQQK